A single genomic interval of Mucilaginibacter robiniae harbors:
- a CDS encoding relaxase/mobilization nuclease domain-containing protein, with the protein MIVKILPKSSPGFAGVTYNTDKIDRSQGELMRTANFGALDALDRLRPQDYINYLQLVSAQNKRVTQPEFHVVFSAKGDRYTKGELTDTAVKWLEEMGYGAQPYLIIYHRDTGHNHVHAVTTRVDKSGRKINSAFEKVRAQQLLNRVLGYEWAQTYQVSTKAQFYLLLERNGYTGKDYQEQKLQALLDQHQPDRQRALQIRQWFEAYQHQPDFVLLMRQQFGLDVVFHSAEGKQPYGYTVIDHETRQVFKGSEILNLQYLLAGRPAAMQTHSAESNGSSITRVHQLNAEEYAIPAPVYIRPVSIAADVDDEAIHGRNRRRKKKARTNTR; encoded by the coding sequence ATGATTGTTAAGATCCTGCCTAAATCTTCTCCCGGCTTTGCGGGCGTGACTTACAACACCGACAAGATCGACCGCAGTCAGGGTGAACTGATGCGAACCGCCAACTTCGGTGCACTGGATGCGCTGGACCGGCTGCGTCCGCAGGACTATATCAATTACCTGCAACTCGTATCGGCGCAGAACAAGCGGGTTACCCAGCCGGAGTTTCATGTCGTGTTCTCGGCTAAAGGTGACCGGTACACCAAAGGGGAACTGACCGATACAGCGGTCAAATGGCTGGAAGAAATGGGCTATGGTGCGCAGCCGTACCTGATCATTTATCACCGGGATACCGGCCATAACCACGTACATGCGGTTACCACCAGGGTGGATAAATCCGGCCGTAAGATCAACAGCGCTTTTGAAAAGGTCCGTGCGCAGCAACTGCTGAACCGGGTGCTGGGTTATGAATGGGCGCAAACTTATCAGGTCAGCACGAAAGCGCAGTTCTACCTGTTGCTGGAAAGGAACGGCTATACCGGTAAAGATTACCAGGAGCAGAAGCTTCAGGCCCTGCTGGACCAGCACCAGCCCGACCGGCAACGGGCCCTGCAGATCCGGCAATGGTTTGAGGCTTACCAGCACCAGCCGGACTTTGTCCTGCTGATGCGGCAGCAATTCGGGCTTGATGTGGTGTTTCATTCCGCAGAGGGCAAGCAGCCTTATGGCTATACGGTCATTGATCACGAGACCCGTCAGGTGTTCAAAGGCAGTGAAATTCTGAACCTCCAATATCTGCTGGCTGGGCGTCCGGCAGCTATGCAAACGCATTCCGCTGAAAGTAACGGGTCTTCTATTACCCGCGTGCATCAGCTGAACGCGGAGGAATATGCAATTCCGGCACCCGTTTACATCCGCCCGGTTTCCATTGCTGCAGATGTTGATGATGAAGCGATTCATGGCCGGAACCGGCGCCGCAAGAAAAAAGCAAGAACGAACACCCGCTAA
- a CDS encoding toprim domain-containing protein has translation MSVHSLVQALKAGGSLITLLDRLGYRPVREHGKEAMYLSMLRDNDTQPSFSVNDKLGVWFDHGTGKGGNIIDFGIAYWPLLSFGEVVAKLQATLSGERLLPREKRPRLAVQTPAYRVYETKPLGTHPAITAYLESRGILSAARPFLREVYYQIEDGRGGRRKYFAAGWQNELQSWEVRNRFFKGCLGPKAISFLPGHTRKLAVFEGFMDFLSWKTDHPAADHSIFVLNSATLLREGIRKAVTFPVIDLYLDRDPAGTLATREFIRRLPYAADRSDVYAGYKDYNDKRVPGLQQAAAQLSPAHPSDKPRVPPGR, from the coding sequence ATGTCTGTTCATTCACTTGTTCAAGCACTCAAGGCCGGCGGTTCGCTGATCACCCTGCTGGACCGCCTCGGCTACCGGCCCGTTCGCGAGCATGGAAAGGAAGCGATGTACCTGAGCATGCTCCGGGACAATGACACCCAACCTTCTTTCAGCGTCAACGACAAGCTGGGGGTGTGGTTCGATCACGGAACCGGAAAGGGGGGCAATATCATTGATTTCGGTATCGCTTACTGGCCGCTGCTCAGTTTCGGCGAAGTGGTGGCCAAACTACAGGCAACGCTTTCCGGCGAGCGTCTGCTCCCCCGGGAGAAGCGGCCCCGCCTGGCTGTCCAAACGCCCGCTTACCGGGTTTACGAGACCAAGCCGTTAGGCACACATCCGGCCATCACCGCCTATCTGGAAAGCCGCGGCATTCTTTCCGCTGCACGGCCGTTCCTGCGGGAAGTATATTACCAGATTGAGGACGGCCGGGGCGGACGCCGTAAGTATTTTGCGGCCGGATGGCAGAATGAACTGCAGTCCTGGGAAGTGCGCAACCGGTTCTTTAAGGGATGCCTGGGCCCGAAAGCGATTTCCTTTCTTCCTGGTCACACCCGCAAGCTGGCGGTCTTTGAAGGATTTATGGATTTTCTCAGCTGGAAAACTGACCATCCGGCGGCTGACCATAGCATCTTCGTCCTGAATTCTGCCACCCTTTTACGGGAGGGAATCCGTAAAGCCGTAACTTTTCCGGTGATTGACCTCTATCTCGACCGGGATCCCGCCGGGACGCTGGCGACCCGGGAATTTATCCGGCGCCTGCCTTATGCGGCCGACCGGTCGGACGTTTATGCCGGGTACAAGGATTACAACGACAAGAGGGTGCCGGGCCTGCAACAGGCCGCAGCTCAGCTGTCACCAGCCCATCCGTCGGACAAGCCGCGTGTGCCTCCCGGCAGGTAA
- a CDS encoding nucleotidyl transferase AbiEii/AbiGii toxin family protein, with protein MIKEWLDEYQPANEAEARDALREIMQEIALAGLYRAGFFEQAAFYGGTALRIFYGLDRFSEDLDFSLLAPDTRFSLEKYQEAIVAEFAALGMEVSVRTKEKTNRNNIDSAFLKSETLWRELVLEGVIPQNGLDQVAPVKIKLEVDIEPPPGFRTEEKLLLRPFSFYVKCFSLPDLFAGKMHALLFRKWGTNVKGRDWYDMEWYIRKGVPLHLGHFLLRAIDSGDWKKDTLTEDEFRELLSRKIDAVNMNYVRADIRRFVRSDQAIQLWSAAYFHDLAARLRVNPDISL; from the coding sequence ATGATCAAGGAATGGCTGGACGAATATCAACCTGCAAACGAGGCGGAAGCCAGGGATGCTTTACGCGAAATCATGCAGGAAATTGCCTTAGCCGGCCTGTATCGGGCCGGCTTCTTTGAGCAGGCTGCCTTTTACGGCGGCACGGCCCTGCGCATCTTCTACGGGCTGGACCGCTTTTCCGAGGACCTGGATTTTTCACTGCTGGCCCCGGATACGAGATTTTCTCTGGAAAAATACCAGGAGGCCATCGTCGCTGAGTTTGCCGCGCTCGGTATGGAGGTTTCGGTACGCACCAAGGAAAAGACCAACAGGAACAATATTGATTCCGCCTTTCTGAAGTCAGAAACGCTGTGGCGGGAGCTGGTGCTGGAGGGGGTAATTCCGCAGAATGGTCTGGACCAGGTCGCTCCTGTCAAAATCAAACTGGAGGTGGACATCGAACCGCCGCCGGGGTTCCGGACCGAAGAAAAATTGTTATTGCGGCCGTTCTCCTTTTATGTCAAATGCTTCTCCCTGCCGGATCTTTTTGCCGGAAAAATGCATGCCCTGCTGTTCCGCAAGTGGGGGACCAATGTGAAAGGACGTGACTGGTATGACATGGAATGGTATATCCGCAAAGGCGTGCCGCTGCATCTCGGGCACTTCTTGCTGCGGGCGATCGACAGCGGCGACTGGAAGAAGGACACCCTGACGGAAGACGAATTCCGGGAACTGCTGAGCCGGAAAATTGACGCCGTGAACATGAACTATGTACGGGCGGATATCCGGCGCTTTGTCCGTAGCGATCAGGCTATCCAACTCTGGTCTGCTGCTTATTTCCATGACCTGGCGGCCCGGCTCCGGGTGAACCCGGATATCAGCTTGTAA
- a CDS encoding DUF4134 domain-containing protein, with amino-acid sequence MFNKTKKLLASALLLALTVPAFAQSGVNGLNTATSTLKTYVDPVTNITLVIGGIVGIVGAIRVYSKWNSGDQDINKELMGWGGSCVFLVVSALVVKAFFGL; translated from the coding sequence ATGTTTAACAAAACCAAAAAGCTACTCGCGTCAGCACTGCTGCTGGCATTAACTGTTCCGGCATTCGCGCAAAGCGGTGTTAACGGCCTGAACACCGCAACCTCAACCCTGAAAACCTATGTGGATCCCGTCACCAATATTACGCTGGTGATCGGCGGCATCGTGGGCATTGTGGGTGCCATCCGCGTGTATTCGAAATGGAACAGCGGCGATCAGGACATCAACAAGGAACTGATGGGCTGGGGCGGCTCCTGCGTGTTCCTCGTGGTCTCCGCACTGGTCGTTAAAGCATTCTTCGGACTATAA
- a CDS encoding ParA family protein: MNYLFGNQKGGVGKSTLAVLSANYLTLVKDREATIIDMDYQQSVSQKFDKAKVLENAEPYEVLSSTLETYPVLHHVLSKNQAHAVLIDLPGKLDDDGLIPVFQSADVMICPFSYDEFTYESTVLFTVVFKRINPRAQIFFIPNRIKANVKFEIMQDVNEQLAKFGPIAPVIPDRIDFQRISTFHTPLSLLPLVTPVFEILFESLWKT, from the coding sequence ATGAACTATTTATTCGGCAATCAGAAAGGCGGTGTCGGCAAAAGCACGCTGGCCGTGCTATCCGCCAACTACCTTACCCTGGTCAAAGACCGCGAGGCGACCATCATTGATATGGATTACCAGCAGTCCGTGTCCCAAAAGTTTGACAAGGCGAAAGTGCTGGAAAACGCAGAACCTTACGAAGTGCTTTCCTCCACCCTGGAAACCTATCCGGTATTGCACCACGTCCTGAGCAAAAACCAGGCGCATGCGGTACTGATCGATTTGCCGGGCAAACTTGATGACGATGGCCTGATCCCGGTTTTTCAATCTGCAGATGTGATGATCTGCCCCTTTTCCTACGATGAGTTTACGTACGAATCTACGGTGCTTTTCACGGTGGTTTTCAAACGAATCAACCCCAGGGCGCAGATATTTTTCATTCCGAACCGGATCAAAGCGAACGTGAAGTTTGAAATCATGCAGGATGTCAATGAGCAGCTCGCCAAGTTCGGGCCGATTGCGCCAGTCATACCGGACCGGATTGACTTTCAGCGCATCAGCACCTTTCATACGCCCTTATCGTTGCTGCCGCTCGTCACTCCTGTATTTGAAATCCTATTTGAAAGCTTATGGAAAACCTGA
- a CDS encoding plasmid mobilization protein yields the protein MGEAQKRTGRRPLTEGKKSKFVSVRFTEKEIELLERLSQELQQTRTEYIRTRALINGEVILINSRELIAALDGLGQEMRYIGNNINQLTRHAHTLSLQGRLTGHVLTEFNLLFEQYLVQQRKLETALRQVMRLPADRRVR from the coding sequence ATGGGAGAAGCTCAAAAGCGCACCGGACGGCGTCCGCTGACCGAAGGTAAAAAGTCAAAATTTGTGAGCGTCCGGTTTACCGAAAAGGAAATAGAACTGTTAGAACGCCTGAGCCAGGAACTGCAGCAAACCCGGACGGAATACATCCGGACGCGTGCGTTGATCAACGGAGAGGTCATCCTGATCAATTCCAGGGAACTGATTGCCGCACTCGACGGGCTTGGGCAGGAAATGCGCTATATCGGAAACAATATCAACCAGCTGACCCGGCATGCCCATACCCTGAGCCTGCAGGGGCGCCTTACCGGCCATGTGCTTACGGAATTTAATTTGCTGTTTGAGCAATACCTGGTACAGCAGCGAAAACTGGAAACCGCGCTGAGACAGGTCATGCGTCTGCCTGCTGATCGCAGGGTACGCTGA
- a CDS encoding DUF4134 family protein, whose translation MKRYLAIIVACLLSLRLQAQPGIAEMQQARQDLSASFFSAFDLALVLATLLGSFGAVRIYHNWQMGKPRIDTEVAAWFFAALFVVLSGAFLRALFGI comes from the coding sequence ATGAAACGATACCTGGCCATTATCGTCGCCTGCCTGCTGAGTTTACGACTGCAGGCGCAGCCCGGGATTGCCGAGATGCAGCAAGCCCGGCAGGACTTGTCCGCTTCCTTTTTCTCGGCTTTTGATCTCGCCCTGGTACTGGCCACCCTGCTGGGCAGCTTCGGCGCGGTCAGGATCTATCACAACTGGCAGATGGGCAAACCCCGGATAGACACTGAGGTCGCTGCCTGGTTTTTTGCCGCCCTTTTTGTGGTCCTTTCCGGGGCGTTCCTCCGGGCTTTGTTCGGAATCTAA